A genome region from Conger conger chromosome 16, fConCon1.1, whole genome shotgun sequence includes the following:
- the angptl8 gene encoding uncharacterized protein angptl8 isoform X2 translates to MRGLLPLLCATLWAIEASGTPVKKKAKVQSKLASVEDVNVLTYGVLQFSDTIHHVYQDTNRRMSRVDTLLQRQEGALEHLQEEVKQAAQKEEEIRKTLSHLQALQMRTTLQDVEKEQVELLNQVTSLDTSVDSSAPNITTLKDWALQHSNVLKVLEKWIQHEKQTLEDQDQQLTRIQSLTES, encoded by the exons ATGAGAGGCTTACTGCCCCTGCTGTGCGCGACTCTCTGGGCGATAGAAGCATCTGGAACACCAGTGAAGAAGAAAGCAAAGGTCCAATCAAAGCTGGCCTCTGTGGAGGACGTGAACGTCCTGACCTATGGCGTGCTGCAGTTCAGCGATACCATACACCACGTCTACCAGGACACCAACCGCAGAATGAGCCGGGTCGACACCTTGCTCCAGcgccaggagggggcgctggagcacctgcaggaggaggtgaagcAGGCCGCGCAAAAAGAGGAGGAGATCAGGAAAACCCTCTCCCATTTACAG GCACTGCAGATGAGGACAACGCTGCAGGACGTTGAAAAGGAACAGGTGGAGCTCCTGAACCAGGTGACCAGCCTGGACACCAGCGTGGACAGCTCAGCTCCCAACATCACAACATTAAag GACTGGGCTCTCCAGCACTCCAATGTTCTAAAGGTCCTGGAGAAATGGATCCAGCACGAAAAGCAAACTTTGGAAGATCAGGACCAGCAGCTTACCCGCATACAGAGCCTG ACCGAGTCATGA
- the angptl8 gene encoding uncharacterized protein angptl8 isoform X1: MRGLLPLLCATLWAIEASGTPVKKKAKVQSKLASVEDVNVLTYGVLQFSDTIHHVYQDTNRRMSRVDTLLQRQEGALEHLQEEVKQAAQKEEEIRKTLSHLQTQTAGLHAQALQMRTTLQDVEKEQVELLNQVTSLDTSVDSSAPNITTLKDWALQHSNVLKVLEKWIQHEKQTLEDQDQQLTRIQSLTES; encoded by the exons ATGAGAGGCTTACTGCCCCTGCTGTGCGCGACTCTCTGGGCGATAGAAGCATCTGGAACACCAGTGAAGAAGAAAGCAAAGGTCCAATCAAAGCTGGCCTCTGTGGAGGACGTGAACGTCCTGACCTATGGCGTGCTGCAGTTCAGCGATACCATACACCACGTCTACCAGGACACCAACCGCAGAATGAGCCGGGTCGACACCTTGCTCCAGcgccaggagggggcgctggagcacctgcaggaggaggtgaagcAGGCCGCGCAAAAAGAGGAGGAGATCAGGAAAACCCTCTCCCATTTACAG ACACAGACTGCTGGTCTGCACGCGCAGGCACTGCAGATGAGGACAACGCTGCAGGACGTTGAAAAGGAACAGGTGGAGCTCCTGAACCAGGTGACCAGCCTGGACACCAGCGTGGACAGCTCAGCTCCCAACATCACAACATTAAag GACTGGGCTCTCCAGCACTCCAATGTTCTAAAGGTCCTGGAGAAATGGATCCAGCACGAAAAGCAAACTTTGGAAGATCAGGACCAGCAGCTTACCCGCATACAGAGCCTG ACCGAGTCATGA